The following nucleotide sequence is from Gracilimonas sp..
TGCCTAATGTTTTTGATCCTAAGAAAAAACCGTGGATTCAGCCTGAGCATACTTCAACCGATGACCTTATAGAAGTTATTGAGCGCTGTCCGACTGGGGCTTTACACTATGAATTAATGAAATCGGACAAGGCTGAGCAGCCTCCTGAACAAAATGTTATTACCATAGAGAAAGATGGGCCCATTTATATACATGGTGAAGTCGTAATTCGAGATATGGATGAAAACATAGTGCTTCAAGATACGCGGGTTGCCATGTGCCGATGCGGAAAGTCAAAAAACAAACCCTTATGCGATAATTCTCACATCGAAGCTGGATTTAAAGCCGATACGACCTATAACGTGGAACGACTCAGGACAGAACCTGTGAACGGAAAGGGCGGAGAACTTTCCATCAAGCTATTTGATAACGCTCCGTTTCTGGTTCAGGGTAATTATGACTTAGTTGGAGAGGAAACCGGAACGGAAACCTGCAGCAAAAAAATGAGTTTTTGTCGTTGCGGAGGATCTCAAACCAAGCCGTTTTGCGATGGCACCCATAAGAAAATTGGCTTTGTTTCTGAGTAAATCTGTGTCGTTATTGGTTATTCGTTAATAGATGATTTGTTAATTTGACAGCAAATCTATTTACCTAATCACCAATAACCATTAACGAAATGTCGAATCCTAAAATCATCATCGCAATTGCTGCTTTTTTGCTTGCCATCGCTGTAGCTGCAGGAGCATTTGGCGCTCATGCCTTAAAAAGCAGCCTAACTCCTGAGCGACTTGAAACCTGGCAAACAGCTGTTCAATATCATGCATGGCATGCTCTTGGTTTAATGTTGATTGCCTTGATTGGCACTCAGTTTCAAATCGTAGTAACCTGGCCGGCCACATTAATTTTGGCCGGGATTCTCATTTTTTCAGGAAGTTTATACGTGTTATGCTTGTCTGGGATTAGCTGGTTCGGGGCTATAACACCCATTGGAGGCGTGGCCTTTATTACTGGGTGGATTTTATTTGGTGTACAACTGTTTAAGACACCCTGATTTTTCACACAATAGCGCTGTATGCACATCGAGGGATTTTATAATTACTGTCTTTCTCTGCCCGGAGTTTCTGAGGACTTTCCATTTGGTGAAGACACGCTCGTTTTTAAGGTGATGGGGAAAATGTTTGCCTTAACGGATATTGAAACGTTTGAGAGCATCAACCTAAAGTGCGATCCGGTTCGTGCTATTGAATTACGCGCCGCATATGAGGAAGTGAAACCTGGTTATCACATGAACAAAAAACATTGGAATACGGTGAGCACCACGGGGCTGCTGGAAGACGATTTCCTAAAAGAGCTTATTAAGCATTCCTATGATTTGGTTGTAGCCAAACTTCCAAAAAAAGAACGGGACAAACTAACTTCCTGATCCTGATTTTCCTGGTATTAAACGACTCATCATCTTTTTAAAGAATCCCCAGAAAAACTCAAACTGACCAAATAAAGCCCCATAGATGAGTAGAAAAATATTGTAGAGCGGCAGTATGGTTACAAGCCAAACAATTGCCTTAAGCCAGAAAGGGTCAGAGTCGATAATACCAACTAAATTAAAAACGAAACGTCTGGCATAAAGAGCCGTAAAGCCCGTGCAGGCAAATACAATTAGGATTATCAGTACCTGCCCGTTGCTGGTTATTCCCCAGCGGGATTTTAATTTTTGAAGTAATTCCATCAATAAAGTTTTATTTGTCAAAAAATATCCTTTTTCTAAGCCTATATGAAGTCAAATAGTTAGATTTATTTGTAGGAATTTTTTACAAAAATACTCATTTGGCTTCTTGCAATTCCTGCTTTCGGCAGGTAGTTTCAGTTGAAAGGAAGGATATTCGGAGATTTTTTTGAAGACTAACAATCAGGGTATGCATTCATATGTAATGGAAGCGGTTGGTGCCTTTTTTCTTGTATTGGTATTTGGTTTTACAGGAAATGCACTCGCCATTGGTTTAACCTTAATGGCTTTGGTTTATATAGGCTCCCGGGTTTCAGGCGCCCATTTTAATCCTGCCGTCTCTTTGGCATTTTTCTTAAAGAGAAGGCTTTCGGCTACCGAGTTTGCAGGATACCTGATTGCCCAACTTTTTGGTGCTTTTGTTGCAGCATCGGCTATTTTCTTTCTTTCCACTTCTGTTTTTTATGTTGAACCGCCTGCAACTACTAATTTATACCAGCAAGCATTTGCTGAGGTCCTTTTTACTTTCATCTTTGTACTGGTAATGCTCACTCTTACCATCACCAAAAGCTTTCGTAAAACCAATCTTTCTGGTTTAGCAATAGGTCTTACTTTTGGCGGAATGCTTATGGTTGCGACTCCGGTTTCCGGAGGCATCTTAAACCCTGCGACCTCCATAGGAACAGCAGGCTTCGATCTCATTCAGGGTGGAAATTCTATTATTCACTCTCTGCTATATACGCTTGCACCCCTTACTGGTGGAGCGCTGGCCGCTTTTTCATTTAGCTATTTTCATGGAGTGGAAGCCTAAAATAAAACCGGCTTCCTGAGTCTTCTTCGCTCTCTACCTTTATATCGCTTTGATGAGCGTTCAAAATCCCTTTTACAACAGACAATCCTAAACCCGTTCCACCCTTATCCCTTGAACGTGCCTTATCTGTGCGGTAAAAACGATCAAATAAGCGCTCCAAATGCTCTTTTCCTATTCCAGGACCGGTATCTTTCACAGACACTTCAATGAGTTCGTCTTTTTGCTCAAACCCAACCTCGACCTTTCCCTCTTGTGTATATTTAATCGCATTAGAAATCAGGTTATCCATCACCTGTTCAATTTTATCGGGATCTGCATTTACTGTATACGATTTCAGGTTTTTAGCCTTTAAAGCGAGTCCTTTTTCCTGCGCCAATGGTTGATATACCGTCATTACCTCATCAACAACTTCCTTTAAATCAAAATTTACACGGTTGATAAAGCTCTCATCAAAGTCATATCGCTGAAGTGTTTTGATATCCTCAAATAGCCGGGCCACTCTCTTAATCTGCTTTTGAGCCGTTACCATGTATTGCTTTTTCTTCTCGGGCTGAAGGTTTTCCAGCTGTAACATTTCAAGCGCTCCCGAGATAGTATGAAGCGGATTTCTGACTTCATGGGTTATGTCTGCAAAAAACTGACTTTGCTTTTCATTGAGCCGCTTTAATTTCTCATTATCGGCACGGAGCGTTCCAGCCATATGGTTTAAAGAGTCGGCCAGCGTCCCAAATTCATCATTCCTGTTCAGATCAATTTTGCGATCCAGGTTTCCTTTGGCAATATCGAGGGCGGCCTCATTCAGCCGCTGGATGGGCGCTGCCATATAGCGGGCAAATAAAATGCTAACGATAATTACAGCTCCAATGGAGAAAAACATTCCTGCATAAATTATATGCCTGATACTAGCTACTGCTGCATAATATTGGCT
It contains:
- a CDS encoding CDGSH iron-sulfur domain-containing protein, producing the protein MKKKVLSYSTDEIEVSWDKERCIHAEECVHGLPNVFDPKKKPWIQPEHTSTDDLIEVIERCPTGALHYELMKSDKAEQPPEQNVITIEKDGPIYIHGEVVIRDMDENIVLQDTRVAMCRCGKSKNKPLCDNSHIEAGFKADTTYNVERLRTEPVNGKGGELSIKLFDNAPFLVQGNYDLVGEETGTETCSKKMSFCRCGGSQTKPFCDGTHKKIGFVSE
- a CDS encoding DUF423 domain-containing protein, with the translated sequence MSNPKIIIAIAAFLLAIAVAAGAFGAHALKSSLTPERLETWQTAVQYHAWHALGLMLIALIGTQFQIVVTWPATLILAGILIFSGSLYVLCLSGISWFGAITPIGGVAFITGWILFGVQLFKTP
- a CDS encoding MmcQ/YjbR family DNA-binding protein; its protein translation is MHIEGFYNYCLSLPGVSEDFPFGEDTLVFKVMGKMFALTDIETFESINLKCDPVRAIELRAAYEEVKPGYHMNKKHWNTVSTTGLLEDDFLKELIKHSYDLVVAKLPKKERDKLTS
- a CDS encoding DUF6787 family protein → MELLQKLKSRWGITSNGQVLIILIVFACTGFTALYARRFVFNLVGIIDSDPFWLKAIVWLVTILPLYNIFLLIYGALFGQFEFFWGFFKKMMSRLIPGKSGSGS
- a CDS encoding aquaporin; the protein is MHSYVMEAVGAFFLVLVFGFTGNALAIGLTLMALVYIGSRVSGAHFNPAVSLAFFLKRRLSATEFAGYLIAQLFGAFVAASAIFFLSTSVFYVEPPATTNLYQQAFAEVLFTFIFVLVMLTLTITKSFRKTNLSGLAIGLTFGGMLMVATPVSGGILNPATSIGTAGFDLIQGGNSIIHSLLYTLAPLTGGALAAFSFSYFHGVEA
- a CDS encoding HAMP domain-containing sensor histidine kinase, with product MKIRSKLAWTYIILLIIGIITISAYSILTIRSFLLDEGVEQFEKDALSLALAAGSFKDNALFDDKIQRQAQLSRYEMAVYDKSGIRFLTFPDYAFEDVAPYLEEDLLSQLEREDGDPLIRTDENPEKLIAYVDLGQSDNAAQYLRISQDKSQYYAAVASIRHIIYAGMFFSIGAVIIVSILFARYMAAPIQRLNEAALDIAKGNLDRKIDLNRNDEFGTLADSLNHMAGTLRADNEKLKRLNEKQSQFFADITHEVRNPLHTISGALEMLQLENLQPEKKKQYMVTAQKQIKRVARLFEDIKTLQRYDFDESFINRVNFDLKEVVDEVMTVYQPLAQEKGLALKAKNLKSYTVNADPDKIEQVMDNLISNAIKYTQEGKVEVGFEQKDELIEVSVKDTGPGIGKEHLERLFDRFYRTDKARSRDKGGTGLGLSVVKGILNAHQSDIKVESEEDSGSRFYFRLPLHENS